A part of Perognathus longimembris pacificus isolate PPM17 chromosome 16, ASM2315922v1, whole genome shotgun sequence genomic DNA contains:
- the Cxcl11 gene encoding C-X-C motif chemokine 11 isoform X2, with protein MTQRFGVSTLSKKRKLDAAALRRNMNLKGMVVVLALLFYAAIVQGFPMFRGGRCLCLGPRASAVKVAHIEKVAILYPSNSCDHMEVIVTLKAQKGQRCLDPRSKQASSMIKQAQRKSFLKKKTL; from the exons ATGACTCAAAG ATTCGGTGTTTCTACTCTCTCCAAGAAGAGAAAGCTAGACGCAGCAGCACTGAGAAGGAACATGAATCTGAAGGGCATGGTTGTAGTCCTGGCTCTGCTATTCTATGCTGCAATTGTTCAAG GCTTCCCGATGTTCAGAGGCGGGCGCTGTCTTTGCCTAGGCCCCAGGGCTAGCGCGGTGAAAGTGGCTCACATTGAGAAGGTCGCCATCCTCTACCCGAGCAACAGCTGCGACCACATGGAGGTGAT TGTTACCCTGAAAGCACAGAAAGGACAGCGCTGCCTTGACCCCAGGTCAAAGCAAGCAAGCTCCATGATTAAG CAAGCTCAGAGAAAGAGTTTTTTGAAGAAGAAAACCCTATGA
- the Cxcl11 gene encoding C-X-C motif chemokine 11 isoform X1 — protein sequence MLLPSTSELAFRFGVSTLSKKRKLDAAALRRNMNLKGMVVVLALLFYAAIVQGFPMFRGGRCLCLGPRASAVKVAHIEKVAILYPSNSCDHMEVIVTLKAQKGQRCLDPRSKQASSMIKQAQRKSFLKKKTL from the exons ATGCTCTTACCTTCCACTTCAGAACTTGCTTTCAGATTCGGTGTTTCTACTCTCTCCAAGAAGAGAAAGCTAGACGCAGCAGCACTGAGAAGGAACATGAATCTGAAGGGCATGGTTGTAGTCCTGGCTCTGCTATTCTATGCTGCAATTGTTCAAG GCTTCCCGATGTTCAGAGGCGGGCGCTGTCTTTGCCTAGGCCCCAGGGCTAGCGCGGTGAAAGTGGCTCACATTGAGAAGGTCGCCATCCTCTACCCGAGCAACAGCTGCGACCACATGGAGGTGAT TGTTACCCTGAAAGCACAGAAAGGACAGCGCTGCCTTGACCCCAGGTCAAAGCAAGCAAGCTCCATGATTAAG CAAGCTCAGAGAAAGAGTTTTTTGAAGAAGAAAACCCTATGA
- the Cxcl11 gene encoding C-X-C motif chemokine 11 isoform X3 produces the protein MNLKGMVVVLALLFYAAIVQGFPMFRGGRCLCLGPRASAVKVAHIEKVAILYPSNSCDHMEVIVTLKAQKGQRCLDPRSKQASSMIKQAQRKSFLKKKTL, from the exons ATGAATCTGAAGGGCATGGTTGTAGTCCTGGCTCTGCTATTCTATGCTGCAATTGTTCAAG GCTTCCCGATGTTCAGAGGCGGGCGCTGTCTTTGCCTAGGCCCCAGGGCTAGCGCGGTGAAAGTGGCTCACATTGAGAAGGTCGCCATCCTCTACCCGAGCAACAGCTGCGACCACATGGAGGTGAT TGTTACCCTGAAAGCACAGAAAGGACAGCGCTGCCTTGACCCCAGGTCAAAGCAAGCAAGCTCCATGATTAAG CAAGCTCAGAGAAAGAGTTTTTTGAAGAAGAAAACCCTATGA